A stretch of the Kroppenstedtia eburnea genome encodes the following:
- a CDS encoding HAMP domain-containing sensor histidine kinase has translation MKLEWKIPFLFFLLAFVLFFISVFYLRVEVIERIWERVSDRQQAHRESEAQMTDQVASLHPDMERIHSYLQRRAGREQLSLTLFKADGVTPLLRVPSAQDGKTSEERWFPVRSQGKTVYFIQVIRPFREEEIGLKEALTDTFGFLMMLLSGLILLLALYFNTLITRPLARLNQRLDQVNLENPMTPLTSERRDEIGDLYRRFGEMEERLHHAHREQVDMVAAITHDLKTPLTSIRGFLELLLTRHDMSAEEKEYLQLIRKKADQMNQLLNSFSGYTQNEMLLKDVELSLIPVAPLFRSAVEEYEAELSGLGHRLVCRHHLGQEQVRIHEGMLRRVFANIVSNSVRHGGRARLTLTWTAFYEEGRVCFRLEDDGKGVPKENLPELFQRFYTVDPSRGSGKGSGLGLATCRSIIQRHGGEISAFSSSRGGLGITFSLPVVHPS, from the coding sequence GTGAAGCTGGAGTGGAAGATCCCATTCCTCTTTTTCTTGTTGGCCTTTGTGTTGTTTTTTATCAGTGTTTTCTATCTCCGGGTGGAGGTGATTGAGCGAATCTGGGAGCGGGTCTCCGATCGACAGCAGGCCCACCGTGAGAGCGAGGCGCAAATGACGGACCAGGTGGCCAGTCTCCATCCGGACATGGAGAGGATTCACTCTTATCTGCAACGGAGGGCCGGCCGGGAGCAACTCTCCCTGACTTTGTTCAAGGCGGATGGGGTGACCCCCCTCCTGCGGGTTCCCTCTGCACAAGACGGGAAAACCTCGGAAGAAAGGTGGTTTCCTGTCAGAAGCCAAGGGAAAACGGTCTATTTTATCCAGGTGATCCGCCCTTTCCGGGAAGAAGAGATCGGGTTGAAAGAGGCATTGACAGACACATTCGGATTTCTGATGATGCTTCTGTCGGGGCTGATCCTCCTGTTGGCTCTCTACTTCAACACATTGATCACCCGACCCTTGGCCCGGCTCAATCAACGTCTGGACCAGGTGAATCTGGAAAACCCGATGACCCCTCTCACCAGTGAACGGAGGGATGAAATCGGGGATCTTTACCGCCGGTTCGGTGAGATGGAAGAGAGACTTCACCATGCACATCGGGAGCAGGTGGATATGGTGGCCGCCATCACTCATGATCTCAAGACTCCCTTGACTTCCATTCGGGGCTTTCTGGAACTGTTGCTCACCCGTCACGACATGTCTGCGGAAGAGAAGGAATATCTTCAACTGATCCGGAAAAAAGCGGATCAGATGAACCAATTGCTCAACTCCTTTTCCGGGTATACCCAAAATGAAATGTTGCTGAAGGATGTGGAGTTGAGCCTGATCCCGGTGGCTCCCCTGTTTCGATCGGCAGTGGAAGAATATGAGGCGGAGCTCTCAGGTTTGGGACATCGTTTGGTTTGTCGGCACCACCTGGGACAGGAGCAGGTTCGGATTCATGAAGGGATGCTGAGACGGGTGTTTGCCAACATCGTCAGCAACTCGGTCCGGCACGGTGGCAGAGCGCGGCTGACCTTGACCTGGACGGCCTTTTATGAGGAGGGACGGGTCTGTTTTCGACTGGAAGATGACGGAAAAGGGGTTCCGAAGGAGAACTTGCCTGAACTGTTCCAGCGTTTTTATACGGTGGATCCCTCCCGGGGGAGCGGTAAGGGTTCCGGATTGGGATTGGCCACCTGTCGTTCGATCATCCAGCGGCACGGGGGGGAGATCTCCGCCTTTTCCTCTTCCAGGGGAGGGTTGGGGATCACTTTCAGCCTACCTGTAGTCCATCCATCGTAA
- a CDS encoding DUF47 domain-containing protein: MLFNRSKDSVFYQTLVEAAGNIVEAMQLFRQNVETLEHKEEYAEKLKDLENKGDEFTHLLVRELNQTFVTPMDREDILQLALKLDDVLDGVEACASRFVYCHVDKTTPYLMQFAEILEKSAEFLQEAFISLEKRDFNSIQKYVVEINLLENQADRLMRESVGSLFENPVDPIELIKMKEVYERLEDVTDTAEDLADVLESVVMKYA, from the coding sequence TTGCTGTTTAATCGCTCAAAAGACTCCGTGTTCTATCAGACACTTGTGGAGGCGGCCGGGAACATCGTCGAAGCGATGCAGCTTTTCCGCCAAAACGTGGAGACGCTGGAGCACAAGGAAGAGTATGCAGAGAAGCTGAAGGATCTGGAGAACAAAGGGGACGAATTCACCCACCTTCTGGTGCGTGAACTGAACCAGACCTTTGTCACACCCATGGACCGGGAGGATATCCTGCAGTTGGCTTTAAAACTGGATGACGTGCTGGACGGAGTGGAGGCCTGCGCTTCCCGGTTTGTCTATTGCCATGTGGACAAGACCACACCTTATCTGATGCAGTTTGCGGAGATTCTGGAAAAGTCGGCTGAGTTCCTGCAAGAGGCTTTTATTTCACTGGAAAAGCGTGACTTTAACAGCATCCAGAAGTATGTGGTGGAAATCAATCTGCTCGAAAACCAGGCGGATCGACTGATGCGGGAGTCGGTCGGTTCCCTGTTTGAAAATCCGGTGGATCCGATCGAATTGATCAAGATGAAAGAAGTGTATGAGCGGTTGGAAGATGTGACCGACACCGCTGAAGATTTGGCCGATGTGCTGGAAAGTGTGGTCATGAAGTATGCTTGA
- a CDS encoding metal-sensitive transcriptional regulator — MEYSEDMKKRLRRVEGQLRGVLRMMEEEQPCKDVVSQLSAVRSAVDRASAYIVSRNLERCIREELEKGEDQDTGKLVEEAIHLLVKSH, encoded by the coding sequence ATGGAGTACAGTGAAGACATGAAAAAACGCTTGCGTCGGGTGGAAGGGCAGCTGCGCGGGGTTCTGCGAATGATGGAGGAAGAACAACCGTGTAAAGACGTGGTTTCCCAACTCTCCGCAGTTCGGTCAGCGGTGGATCGGGCCAGCGCCTATATCGTCAGTCGCAATTTGGAGCGATGCATCCGGGAGGAGTTGGAAAAGGGGGAAGACCAAGATACCGGGAAGTTGGTGGAAGAAGCGATCCATCTGCTGGTGAAGAGCCATTAG
- a CDS encoding MMPL family transporter, protein MRKIIRWKWWILALWAVIAASAVITLPDLGELVREKGQPGIREEYSSQIAGDLEKKLNDTSAKGKEMTMMVVFSGEREKLSSADLKNIREAIQDLRDRDRELGITQVLTHFEEKELKDQLVSKDGTTVLAALSVDRGQRSVQEVRDQVEEALGDPGVKHELTGAELINEDFARTTLDGVRKTEQITVIFIILVLLLVFRSPLAPLVSLISVAASYLVSLAVVAHLVDRFDFPFANFTQIFLVLVLFGIGTDYNILLFSRFKEEMARRKSVSLSIVETYRTAGKTVVYSALAVLIGFASLGLAQFSIYQAGVAVAIGVLFLLLSLFTIIPFFMAILGKKMFWPSRKVGEQTENRLWTFLSATSYRRPLVSLLLVLILTVPVLFLYEGNLSYNSLEEMDDKSPSVRGFNMISDHFGPGKTMPVSVMLESDKPLDSQEGLAFIDQMTESLIRVQGVEAVFGPTRPKGEPIEELYIDKQTEQTKEGIGKAGKGTGQIQKGLDETVRQIRKGTDKDFSRVEDLVEGTESARFGVSRIRQAMEQIRGGVDQGAGGAGEIHSGLKQLETGMEQLSVSTDRLSGGMGQLNTGYQRLGSEYKKLEDHVGSIKALALQMGKQVQNLEQTHPELSGDPNFQQLKQMSQNLEESLGRLEAGLHTLNSNMGNTNAGLSEAHAGLKQVAEGQRKMLSGVRKLKAGSSQLTEGLQKGAQGQGQVADSLFAVENGLGEIAQGQKQLNTGLQGLESNLSQLRNGLGKSAEGLDQITEGLQQAEGYLGDLARTEASHTFFVPEKVLKGEEFQKSLDAYMSDDRKVMKWQVILEGDPYSKDAMKTAAELDSTVTGKLEKSEFAHARHGVGGVSSQNRDLNQISTGDLNRTAMLMLAGITLVLLWILRSFWNTVYIIGSLILSYFTALATTEQIFSAWLGIGELTWTVPFFSMIMVIALGVDYSIFLMMRFREYPMLTPGEAFALSAKKIGSVVISAALILALTFAALYPSGVLTLTQIATVVIIGLFLLAFVMLPIFLPAMISVTERLNTVPTQTRKENS, encoded by the coding sequence TTGAGGAAAATCATCCGTTGGAAGTGGTGGATCCTTGCTTTGTGGGCGGTTATCGCCGCCTCAGCTGTCATCACCCTGCCGGATTTGGGCGAGTTGGTGAGGGAAAAGGGGCAGCCGGGGATCCGGGAAGAGTATTCTTCCCAAATCGCGGGGGATCTGGAGAAAAAACTGAATGATACCTCCGCCAAAGGCAAAGAGATGACCATGATGGTCGTATTCTCGGGAGAACGGGAAAAGCTGAGCTCAGCAGATCTGAAAAATATTCGGGAAGCCATCCAGGATCTGAGAGATCGAGACCGGGAATTGGGGATCACTCAGGTATTGACCCATTTTGAGGAAAAAGAGTTGAAAGATCAGTTGGTCTCCAAAGACGGGACCACGGTGCTCGCCGCTCTTTCGGTGGATCGGGGGCAACGCTCAGTTCAGGAAGTACGGGACCAGGTGGAAGAAGCCCTGGGGGATCCCGGCGTAAAACATGAATTGACCGGTGCCGAACTGATCAATGAGGATTTTGCCCGAACCACTCTGGACGGGGTTCGCAAAACCGAACAGATCACCGTGATTTTTATCATCCTGGTGCTGTTGCTCGTGTTTCGCTCCCCACTGGCACCCTTGGTCTCACTGATTTCAGTGGCGGCATCCTATCTGGTGTCGCTGGCAGTGGTGGCCCATCTGGTGGATCGGTTTGATTTTCCCTTTGCCAATTTCACGCAGATATTTCTGGTACTCGTCCTGTTTGGGATCGGGACCGACTATAACATCCTGCTTTTCTCCCGGTTCAAGGAGGAAATGGCCCGGCGCAAATCCGTCTCTCTCTCCATTGTGGAAACGTACCGGACGGCCGGGAAAACTGTGGTTTACAGTGCTTTGGCCGTCCTGATCGGATTTGCCAGCCTGGGGTTGGCCCAATTCTCCATCTACCAGGCGGGCGTCGCTGTGGCCATCGGGGTGCTGTTTTTGCTGTTGTCTCTTTTCACGATCATTCCTTTTTTTATGGCGATTCTGGGGAAAAAAATGTTCTGGCCCTCCCGCAAAGTGGGGGAACAAACGGAAAACCGGTTGTGGACGTTTTTGTCTGCAACTTCCTATCGCCGGCCGTTGGTCTCCCTCTTGCTTGTGTTGATCTTGACGGTGCCGGTTCTTTTTCTCTATGAGGGCAATCTCTCCTACAACAGCCTGGAGGAGATGGATGATAAATCTCCCTCTGTCCGGGGTTTCAATATGATCTCTGATCACTTCGGCCCGGGAAAGACCATGCCCGTGTCTGTGATGCTGGAGAGTGACAAGCCTTTGGACAGCCAGGAGGGGCTGGCTTTTATCGATCAGATGACAGAATCACTGATCCGGGTGCAGGGGGTGGAGGCTGTCTTCGGCCCCACGCGTCCCAAAGGGGAGCCCATTGAAGAGTTGTACATCGACAAGCAGACGGAACAGACCAAAGAAGGGATTGGCAAGGCCGGCAAAGGGACGGGACAGATTCAGAAAGGGCTGGATGAAACCGTTCGACAGATCCGGAAGGGAACAGACAAGGATTTCTCCCGGGTGGAAGATCTGGTGGAGGGCACGGAATCGGCCCGGTTCGGAGTTTCCCGGATCCGGCAGGCGATGGAGCAAATCCGGGGGGGAGTGGATCAAGGCGCCGGGGGAGCCGGGGAGATTCATTCCGGCCTGAAACAACTGGAAACGGGAATGGAACAACTCTCCGTCTCCACGGACAGGTTATCCGGGGGGATGGGTCAACTGAACACCGGGTACCAGCGTCTGGGAAGCGAGTACAAAAAACTGGAGGATCATGTGGGCAGTATCAAAGCCCTTGCCCTTCAAATGGGGAAACAGGTGCAAAACCTGGAGCAAACTCATCCGGAACTGTCCGGTGATCCGAACTTTCAGCAACTGAAGCAGATGTCACAAAACCTGGAAGAATCTCTGGGCCGACTGGAAGCCGGCTTGCACACGCTGAACAGCAACATGGGAAATACCAATGCGGGATTGTCCGAAGCCCATGCCGGCCTGAAACAAGTGGCCGAAGGGCAACGGAAGATGTTATCAGGTGTTCGCAAACTGAAAGCAGGCTCTTCCCAGTTGACCGAGGGGTTGCAAAAAGGGGCCCAGGGACAGGGGCAGGTCGCTGACAGTCTGTTTGCAGTGGAAAACGGTCTCGGAGAGATCGCCCAAGGGCAAAAGCAACTGAACACCGGCCTGCAAGGGCTGGAAAGCAACCTGAGCCAGTTGAGAAACGGTCTCGGCAAAAGTGCCGAAGGGCTGGATCAGATTACGGAAGGGTTGCAACAAGCGGAGGGATACCTCGGGGATTTGGCACGGACAGAGGCTTCCCACACTTTCTTTGTTCCGGAAAAGGTTCTCAAGGGTGAGGAGTTCCAAAAAAGCCTGGATGCGTATATGTCCGATGACCGCAAGGTAATGAAATGGCAGGTTATTTTGGAGGGGGATCCCTATTCCAAGGACGCGATGAAAACGGCGGCTGAACTGGATTCCACTGTCACCGGGAAACTGGAAAAGTCGGAATTTGCCCATGCGCGTCATGGGGTGGGCGGGGTCTCCTCCCAGAACCGGGACCTCAACCAGATCTCCACCGGGGACCTGAACCGGACGGCTATGTTGATGTTGGCGGGGATTACATTGGTTCTGTTGTGGATCCTGCGTTCTTTTTGGAACACAGTCTATATCATCGGCTCTCTGATTTTGTCCTATTTCACCGCTTTGGCGACGACGGAGCAAATTTTCTCCGCTTGGCTGGGAATCGGTGAACTGACCTGGACGGTCCCCTTCTTCTCCATGATCATGGTGATCGCACTGGGAGTGGACTACAGCATCTTTCTCATGATGCGCTTCCGGGAATATCCGATGCTCACACCAGGTGAGGCATTCGCCCTTTCGGCAAAAAAAATCGGGTCGGTGGTGATCTCTGCAGCGTTGATTCTCGCCCTCACCTTCGCGGCCCTGTATCCCTCCGGTGTGTTGACTCTGACCCAGATCGCCACGGTGGTGATCATCGGACTGTTCCTCTTGGCCTTTGTCATGTTGCCCATTTTCCTCCCCGCGATGATCTCTGTCACGGAGAGACTGAATACGGTGCCGACACAGACACGGAAAGAGAATTCCTGA
- the mnmA gene encoding tRNA 2-thiouridine(34) synthase MnmA → MSGGVDSSVAALFLKEQGYDVIGLFMKNWDDTDELGNCTATEDFEDVRRVAGQLGIPYYSVNFEKEYRDKVFQYFLDEYEKGRTPNPDVMCNKEIKFGEFMEKALQLGADYIATGHYARLEKTDGSHRLLRGADPNKDQTYFLYTLGQEQLSKTLFPIGHLHKKELRKIAEEAGLATAEKKDSTGICFIGERDFKEFLSQYLPARPGEMKTLSGELKGHHDGLMYYTLGQRQGLGIGGGGSGEPWFVVGKDLENNVLLVEQGHDHPALFSDGLIADELHWVDRRERREPFHCTAKFRYRQQDRGVTVEPVDDGSVRVIFDQPERAVTPGQSVVFYDGEVCLGGGIIQSTFNC, encoded by the coding sequence ATGTCCGGCGGGGTCGATTCATCCGTCGCAGCCTTGTTTCTGAAAGAACAGGGATACGATGTGATCGGCCTGTTCATGAAAAACTGGGATGATACCGATGAGCTGGGAAACTGTACAGCCACCGAGGATTTCGAGGATGTTCGCCGGGTGGCCGGCCAACTGGGCATTCCCTACTACTCCGTCAACTTTGAGAAAGAGTATCGGGACAAAGTTTTTCAGTATTTCTTGGACGAGTATGAAAAGGGACGAACCCCCAATCCTGATGTCATGTGCAACAAAGAGATTAAATTCGGCGAGTTCATGGAAAAGGCTCTCCAGCTGGGAGCCGATTATATCGCCACCGGCCACTATGCCCGGTTGGAGAAGACGGATGGGAGCCACCGCCTGTTGAGAGGTGCCGACCCCAATAAAGATCAGACCTACTTTCTGTACACCCTCGGTCAGGAACAACTCTCCAAAACCCTTTTTCCCATCGGTCACCTGCATAAAAAAGAACTTCGCAAAATCGCGGAAGAAGCGGGCTTGGCCACTGCCGAAAAGAAGGACAGCACCGGAATCTGCTTTATCGGGGAACGGGATTTCAAGGAGTTCCTCAGCCAATACCTCCCCGCCCGTCCCGGGGAAATGAAAACCCTGTCCGGCGAATTGAAGGGACATCATGATGGACTGATGTATTACACCCTCGGTCAAAGACAGGGATTGGGAATCGGCGGCGGCGGGAGTGGTGAGCCCTGGTTTGTCGTCGGTAAGGATCTGGAGAATAATGTGCTGTTGGTGGAACAAGGACATGACCATCCGGCTCTCTTCTCCGACGGACTTATCGCCGATGAATTGCACTGGGTCGATCGCCGGGAACGCCGGGAACCCTTTCATTGCACCGCCAAGTTCCGGTATCGGCAACAGGATCGGGGCGTCACTGTCGAACCTGTGGATGACGGATCGGTACGAGTCATTTTTGATCAGCCCGAGCGCGCCGTCACTCCCGGTCAGTCTGTTGTTTTTTACGACGGGGAAGTCTGTTTGGGTGGAGGAATCATCCAATCCACCTTTAACTGCTGA
- a CDS encoding response regulator transcription factor — protein sequence MMRTILAVDDDRDIVHLIREGFRYESSFEVIPAYTGEEALKIVDSRSVDFVILDIMLPGLDGMETCRRIRQQHTVPILLLSARDRELDKVIGLEIGADDYLTKPFSPRELLARVKAHFRRVERMKREMGPYTRSGPLSINEQTYEVFMDGEKVDLSAKEFQILSFLAKHPNQVLSREQLYQKIWGQEFGDLNTVTVHIKNIRKKLGRDCIKTIWGVGYKFAWESEEG from the coding sequence ATGATGCGTACCATTTTGGCAGTGGACGATGACCGGGATATCGTACACCTGATCAGGGAGGGATTTCGGTATGAGTCATCTTTTGAGGTGATTCCCGCCTATACAGGGGAAGAAGCCTTGAAAATCGTGGACAGCCGTTCTGTCGATTTTGTCATTCTCGATATCATGTTGCCCGGATTGGACGGGATGGAGACCTGCCGGCGAATCCGGCAACAGCATACCGTTCCGATTCTGCTGTTGAGTGCCCGGGACAGAGAGCTGGACAAAGTGATCGGATTGGAAATCGGTGCAGATGACTATCTGACCAAGCCTTTCAGTCCCCGTGAGTTATTGGCGAGGGTGAAGGCACACTTTCGGCGGGTGGAACGCATGAAGCGGGAGATGGGACCTTACACCCGGTCGGGGCCCTTATCCATCAATGAACAGACTTACGAAGTGTTTATGGATGGGGAGAAGGTGGATCTGTCTGCAAAGGAGTTTCAAATCCTTTCCTTTCTCGCCAAACATCCCAATCAAGTCTTATCAAGGGAACAGTTGTATCAAAAAATTTGGGGACAGGAATTCGGAGATCTGAATACGGTGACGGTCCATATCAAAAATATCCGAAAAAAGCTGGGTCGGGATTGCATCAAAACCATCTGGGGAGTGGGGTACAAATTTGCCTGGGAGAGTGAGGAAGGGTGA
- a CDS encoding tetratricopeptide repeat protein has product MGNTPLFDELGHPIWMDREEFRTHVIPENIQADWDNPHNLYTFAVQLYKDGFLEEAEQGVNRLLELTDREEEVLLLQALVLMKEDKPEEGERVLLECIDKYPDRGVAHTYLARIFAARGDREQAVQQLKEGLSKEPNQETALRMFTEWVGDPEEAASFLEQLSETADSWWPLLELGKLHLKKKNSSDAMDCFQRALDRIRGDRAEESFPEWEEEVAAMTVSSLLRKEGLTEELIQFSEKYWTPAYMTPFHGMDYAQALFDSGNPKGAVDILARMMEYIEPDYQNMVRLRMQQLDRIPENA; this is encoded by the coding sequence ATGGGAAATACACCCTTGTTTGATGAGTTGGGCCACCCCATTTGGATGGACAGGGAAGAGTTTCGAACACATGTCATCCCGGAAAACATACAGGCGGACTGGGACAATCCCCACAATCTTTATACCTTTGCAGTGCAGTTGTATAAGGATGGTTTTCTGGAAGAGGCGGAACAGGGAGTGAACCGTCTCTTGGAATTGACTGACCGGGAGGAGGAGGTCCTTCTGTTGCAGGCTCTGGTCCTGATGAAAGAGGACAAGCCTGAGGAAGGGGAGCGGGTGTTGCTCGAATGTATCGATAAGTATCCGGACAGGGGGGTAGCCCATACATATTTGGCCCGAATTTTTGCCGCCCGCGGAGACCGGGAACAGGCGGTCCAACAGTTGAAGGAGGGTTTGTCCAAAGAGCCGAATCAGGAGACAGCCCTTCGTATGTTTACAGAATGGGTGGGCGATCCGGAGGAGGCGGCCTCTTTTTTGGAGCAGTTGTCGGAAACCGCCGACTCTTGGTGGCCTTTGCTGGAACTTGGAAAATTACACTTGAAAAAGAAGAACTCTTCCGATGCGATGGATTGTTTTCAAAGGGCTTTGGATCGGATCCGAGGCGATCGTGCCGAGGAGAGTTTCCCGGAATGGGAAGAAGAAGTGGCGGCGATGACGGTCTCATCCTTACTTCGCAAGGAAGGCTTGACTGAAGAACTGATTCAGTTCAGTGAGAAATACTGGACACCGGCCTATATGACCCCTTTCCACGGCATGGATTACGCCCAGGCTCTGTTCGACTCGGGTAATCCCAAAGGAGCTGTGGATATTCTCGCCCGGATGATGGAATATATTGAGCCAGATTATCAAAACATGGTCCGACTCCGGATGCAACAGTTGGATCGGATCCCTGAAAACGCTTAA
- the pepV gene encoding dipeptidase PepV → MSIDWQQEMSRRQDEMMERLQELCSIESVLDESTAGPGAPFGKGIAEALNYMLDLGEKEGFRTKNVDGYAGHVEYGEGEEILGILAHLDVVPTGEGWTSPPFSPEIRDGKFYARGAQDDKGPAMAAFFALKLVKELGLPLNKRVRLILGTDEETHWRDMDYYFQREPMPETGFTPDADFPIIHAEKGLLDLTLTGTAPAATDGESDWTLARFEAGQRVNMVPELAAARLEGEGDVFALKEKYQEYLLSHGIRGYAEEADDHLMLVVEGVAHHGSEPDRGVNAAYRLTRFLDGLSLDERGGRYIAFINDLLADAFFGEHLGIEQADERVGRLTVNGGVFRYEPGEGQHAELNIRYPISGDVEAIRRQVEEKTKAYGLLIAEEDHKPGHFVDPEHPLVQTLRKVYEEETGKTGEPFAIGGATYARALKTGVVFGPLFPGTAETAHQKDEFIPVDELVKAAALYARAIYELAK, encoded by the coding sequence GTGTCGATTGATTGGCAGCAAGAGATGAGCAGGCGACAGGATGAGATGATGGAACGGTTGCAGGAACTTTGCTCCATCGAGAGTGTCTTGGACGAGTCCACTGCCGGACCGGGGGCACCCTTTGGCAAAGGAATCGCCGAGGCTCTCAACTATATGTTGGATCTGGGGGAAAAAGAGGGGTTTCGCACCAAAAATGTGGACGGTTACGCCGGCCATGTGGAGTACGGTGAAGGGGAGGAGATCCTCGGGATCCTGGCCCATCTCGATGTGGTGCCGACAGGGGAAGGCTGGACATCGCCCCCTTTTTCGCCGGAGATTCGGGATGGGAAGTTTTACGCCCGGGGAGCCCAGGATGACAAAGGACCGGCCATGGCTGCTTTTTTTGCACTGAAGCTGGTGAAAGAGCTGGGACTGCCACTGAACAAACGGGTCCGTCTCATCCTCGGCACAGATGAGGAGACTCACTGGCGGGACATGGACTACTACTTCCAGCGGGAACCGATGCCTGAGACGGGATTTACCCCCGATGCGGACTTTCCCATCATCCACGCGGAAAAAGGATTGCTCGATCTCACTCTGACCGGGACGGCCCCGGCAGCCACCGACGGGGAGAGTGACTGGACGTTGGCTCGGTTTGAAGCGGGCCAACGGGTCAACATGGTGCCGGAACTGGCCGCCGCCCGCTTGGAAGGGGAAGGCGATGTTTTTGCGTTGAAGGAGAAGTATCAGGAATACCTTCTCAGCCATGGTATCCGGGGATATGCTGAAGAGGCGGATGATCACCTGATGCTGGTGGTGGAAGGGGTGGCCCATCACGGATCGGAACCGGATCGGGGGGTGAATGCCGCCTATCGATTAACCCGGTTTCTGGACGGACTCTCCCTGGATGAACGGGGAGGACGGTATATCGCCTTCATTAACGACCTCCTGGCAGATGCCTTCTTCGGTGAGCATCTGGGTATCGAGCAAGCGGATGAACGTGTCGGCCGGTTGACGGTGAACGGCGGTGTCTTTCGCTATGAGCCCGGGGAAGGACAGCATGCGGAGCTGAATATCCGTTATCCCATCTCCGGTGATGTGGAGGCGATCCGTCGACAGGTGGAAGAAAAAACAAAGGCATACGGCCTTTTGATCGCCGAAGAGGATCACAAGCCGGGTCATTTCGTTGATCCGGAGCATCCTCTGGTACAGACCCTTCGCAAGGTGTACGAAGAGGAGACGGGGAAAACCGGCGAGCCCTTCGCCATCGGGGGAGCCACTTATGCCCGGGCGCTCAAGACCGGGGTCGTCTTCGGCCCCCTCTTTCCGGGAACCGCCGAGACAGCACACCAAAAAGATGAGTTCATTCCGGTGGATGAATTGGTGAAAGCAGCAGCTCTCTATGCCCGGGCCATTTATGAATTAGCAAAATGA
- a CDS encoding inorganic phosphate transporter, translated as MLDPTVLIVLVVVLALIFDFTNGWNDSANAIATVIGTRALTPFKALMLAAALNLAGAFFSTAVAKTIAKGIVDPEHVTQLVIVATLVAAIIWNVVMTLMGLPISASHGLIGSLVGAAVAFKGFAVLQWGGITMILVALLVSPLLGALLSWLLMKLIRDLFRNTAPSKVKRIFRPLQILSASFMAFSHGTSDAQKAMGIITLALITGGMIPDNGVVPLWVIASAGLAMALGTAVGGWRVIKTLGMRLNHLNTAQGFAAETAAAALLATIAKIGVPVSTTHTITGSIIGVGAAERVKSVRWGVAGKIVYAWVFTLPGTAVMSWLIYQVLRVLE; from the coding sequence ATGCTTGACCCGACCGTGTTGATCGTTCTGGTCGTCGTCCTTGCTCTGATCTTTGATTTCACCAACGGTTGGAACGACTCGGCCAATGCGATCGCCACCGTGATCGGGACCCGTGCCCTCACTCCCTTCAAGGCGTTGATGTTGGCTGCTGCGCTCAACCTGGCCGGGGCATTCTTTTCCACTGCTGTCGCAAAGACGATAGCAAAAGGCATCGTTGACCCCGAGCATGTCACCCAGCTGGTGATCGTGGCCACGCTGGTGGCCGCAATCATCTGGAACGTAGTGATGACATTGATGGGACTTCCCATCAGCGCTTCCCACGGATTGATCGGGTCATTGGTCGGGGCGGCTGTTGCCTTTAAAGGATTTGCCGTCCTGCAATGGGGTGGGATCACGATGATCCTGGTCGCCCTCCTGGTTTCGCCGCTCCTGGGAGCGCTCTTGTCATGGCTCTTGATGAAGCTGATCCGGGATCTGTTTCGGAACACCGCCCCGTCCAAGGTCAAGCGCATCTTCCGTCCTCTGCAGATTTTGTCGGCCTCATTTATGGCTTTTAGCCATGGGACTTCAGACGCGCAGAAAGCGATGGGAATCATTACTCTGGCTCTGATTACGGGGGGAATGATCCCCGATAATGGAGTGGTTCCCTTGTGGGTCATCGCATCCGCCGGGCTGGCCATGGCCCTCGGAACGGCCGTCGGCGGGTGGCGTGTGATCAAGACCCTGGGCATGCGCCTCAACCATCTGAACACGGCCCAGGGGTTTGCAGCGGAAACGGCGGCGGCGGCTCTGCTGGCGACGATTGCCAAGATCGGGGTTCCCGTCAGCACCACCCATACGATCACCGGCTCCATCATCGGGGTGGGGGCTGCAGAACGGGTTAAATCGGTCCGGTGGGGGGTCGCGGGAAAAATTGTGTATGCCTGGGTATTCACCCTCCCCGGAACGGCTGTGATGAGCTGGCTGATCTATCAGGTATTGAGGGTTTTGGAGTAG